From Triticum urartu cultivar G1812 chromosome 2, Tu2.1, whole genome shotgun sequence, a single genomic window includes:
- the LOC125539853 gene encoding G-type lectin S-receptor-like serine/threonine-protein kinase B120 isoform X6, with product MGMHYISIFFLLFLSSLCKSDDQLTQAKPLTHDDKLVSKSGDFALGFFSLTTSNKSFYLGIWYHSLPGPHTVVWVANRDNPIVAPLSAKLIVTNNSQMVLFDSRGHNIWMTPSNITAGAPGAYAELSNSGNFVLRLPSNTDIWQSFDHPTDTILAGMRFLVSHKAQVITRLVAWKGSDDPSSGDLSISGDPSAPDLQLVTWNKTRPYCRTVWNGVSVSGGTYLSNTSSILYQTVVNSGDEFYFTYAISDNSVYTRVMLDHTGKYKFLAWNNHSSSWALISEYPTAACELYASCGPFSYCDLTQMVPTCQCLEGFETVDDANFSNGCRRKQALKCGNQSHFVALPGMKVRDKVLHIHNRSLDECEAECRRNCSCVAYAYANLSGAIGMADPSRCLVWSGELVDIWKATTGGESLYLRLADSPVYKGISSVKIIILIIACVLLLTCVCLVWMYKYRGTLQKKEKQKKLSRGYFSTSNNLEGKHTEFPFVSYGDILSATNFFADSNLLGRGGFGNVYKGTLEGGNEVAVKRLSQSSGQGIVEFKNEVILIAKLQHKNLVGLLGSCIHEDEKLLIYEYLPNKSLDVFLFSMETVGRWKRH from the exons ATGGGTATGCACTACAtctccatcttcttcctcttgttCTTGAGTTCTTTATGCAAATCGGATGACCAGCTAACACAAGCAAAGCCACTCACCCACGATGACAAGCTCGTCTCCAAGAGCGGTGACTTCGCTCTTGGCTTCTTCTCCCTGACCACCTCCAACAAGAGCTTTTACCTTGGCATATGGTACCATAGCCTTCCCGGACCACACACCGTCGTGTGGGTTGCCAACCGAGACAACCCAATCGTCGCCCCTTTGTCCGCGAAGCTCATCGTCACCAACAATTCTCAAATGGTATTGTTTGACTCCAGAGGCCACAATATTTGGATGACACCAAGCAATATCACTGCTGGAGCGCCAGGAGCTTACGCAGAGCTAAGCAACTCTGGGAACTTTGTTCTCCGGTTGCCAAGTAACACTGACATATGGCAGAGTTTTGATCACCCAACCGACACAATCCTTGCAGGCATGAGGTTTTTGGTGAGCCACAAGGCACAGGTCATCACGCGGCTTGTTGCTTGGAAGGGCTCGGATGATCCATCTTCTGGGGACTTGTCAATCAGCGGCGACCCTAGCGCCCCAGACCTTCAGCTTGTCACTTGGAACAAAACTAGGCCATACTGCCGCACTGTGTGGAACGGTGTGTCAGTGTCCGGTGGCACATATCTATCAAACACCAGCTCCATCCTTTATCAGACTGTTGTCAACTCTGGAGACGAGTTCTACTTCACGTACGCAATCTCTGACAACTCGGTGTACACACGCGTCATGCTTGATCATACTGGCAAGTACAAGTTTCTAGCATGGAACAATCACTCGTCATCATGGGCACTCATCAGTGAATACCCCACTGCTGCATGCGAGCTCTATGCCTCGTGTGGCCCATTCAGTTACTGTGACTTGACTCAAATGGTCCCAACTTGCCAATGTCTTGAGGGGTTTGAGACTGTCGATGATGCAAACTTTTCTAATGGATGTCGGAGAAAGCAAGCGTTGAAATGTGGTAATCAAAGTCATTTTGTGGCCTTGCCTGGGATGAAAGTTCGTGACAAGGTCTTGCATATACACAATAGAAGCTTGGATGAGTGCGAGGCTGAGTGCAGGCGCAACTGCTCATGTGTAGCTTACGCTTATGCTAACTTAAGCGGGGCCATAGGTATGGCTGACCCGTCAAGGTGCTTGGTATGGTCAGGGGAGCTTGTTGACATTTGGAAGGCAACCACAGGCGGTGAGAGCCTGTACTTACGGCTTGCTGATTCTCCTG TTTATAAGGGGATCAGTTCAGTAAAGATTATAATCCTGATTATAGCATGCGTGCTGCTACTAACATGCGTGTGCCTTGTCTGGATGTACAAATATAGAG GCACATTGCAAAAGAAGGAAAAGCAGAAGAAACTGTCACGAGGATACTTTAGCACATCCAACAATCTCGAAGGCAAACATACGGAATTTCCATTTGTTAGCTATGGAGACATCCTTTCAGCAACAAATTTTTTCGCTGATTCCAACTTGCTTGGACGGGGAGGTTTTGGCAATGTTTACAAG GGCACACTTGAAGGTGGAAATGAGGTTGCTGTAAAAAGGCTTAGTCAGAGCTCCGGACAAGGTATAGTGGAGTTCAAAAATGAAGTAATTCTAATTGCCAAGCTGCAGCACAAGAACCTAGTCGGACTTCTTGGGTCGTGCATTCATGAAGACGAGAAGTTACTGATCTACGAATACTTACCTAACAAAAGCTTGGATGTTTTTCTTTTCA GCATGGAGACTGTGGGAAGATGGAAACGCCATTGA
- the LOC125539853 gene encoding G-type lectin S-receptor-like serine/threonine-protein kinase B120 isoform X3 — protein MGMHYISIFFLLFLSSLCKSDDQLTQAKPLTHDDKLVSKSGDFALGFFSLTTSNKSFYLGIWYHSLPGPHTVVWVANRDNPIVAPLSAKLIVTNNSQMVLFDSRGHNIWMTPSNITAGAPGAYAELSNSGNFVLRLPSNTDIWQSFDHPTDTILAGMRFLVSHKAQVITRLVAWKGSDDPSSGDLSISGDPSAPDLQLVTWNKTRPYCRTVWNGVSVSGGTYLSNTSSILYQTVVNSGDEFYFTYAISDNSVYTRVMLDHTGKYKFLAWNNHSSSWALISEYPTAACELYASCGPFSYCDLTQMVPTCQCLEGFETVDDANFSNGCRRKQALKCGNQSHFVALPGMKVRDKVLHIHNRSLDECEAECRRNCSCVAYAYANLSGAIGMADPSRCLVWSGELVDIWKATTGGESLYLRLADSPVYKGISSVKIIILIIACVLLLTCVCLVWMYKYRGTLQKKEKQKKLSRGYFSTSNNLEGKHTEFPFVSYGDILSATNFFADSNLLGRGGFGNVYKGTLEGGNEVAVKRLSQSSGQGIVEFKNEVILIAKLQHKNLVGLLGSCIHEDEKLLIYEYLPNKSLDVFLFNASRKHVLDWSTRLKIIKGIARGLLYLHQDSRLTIIHRDLKASNILLDTEMNPKISDFGMARIFATNQNQANTTRVVGT, from the exons ATGGGTATGCACTACAtctccatcttcttcctcttgttCTTGAGTTCTTTATGCAAATCGGATGACCAGCTAACACAAGCAAAGCCACTCACCCACGATGACAAGCTCGTCTCCAAGAGCGGTGACTTCGCTCTTGGCTTCTTCTCCCTGACCACCTCCAACAAGAGCTTTTACCTTGGCATATGGTACCATAGCCTTCCCGGACCACACACCGTCGTGTGGGTTGCCAACCGAGACAACCCAATCGTCGCCCCTTTGTCCGCGAAGCTCATCGTCACCAACAATTCTCAAATGGTATTGTTTGACTCCAGAGGCCACAATATTTGGATGACACCAAGCAATATCACTGCTGGAGCGCCAGGAGCTTACGCAGAGCTAAGCAACTCTGGGAACTTTGTTCTCCGGTTGCCAAGTAACACTGACATATGGCAGAGTTTTGATCACCCAACCGACACAATCCTTGCAGGCATGAGGTTTTTGGTGAGCCACAAGGCACAGGTCATCACGCGGCTTGTTGCTTGGAAGGGCTCGGATGATCCATCTTCTGGGGACTTGTCAATCAGCGGCGACCCTAGCGCCCCAGACCTTCAGCTTGTCACTTGGAACAAAACTAGGCCATACTGCCGCACTGTGTGGAACGGTGTGTCAGTGTCCGGTGGCACATATCTATCAAACACCAGCTCCATCCTTTATCAGACTGTTGTCAACTCTGGAGACGAGTTCTACTTCACGTACGCAATCTCTGACAACTCGGTGTACACACGCGTCATGCTTGATCATACTGGCAAGTACAAGTTTCTAGCATGGAACAATCACTCGTCATCATGGGCACTCATCAGTGAATACCCCACTGCTGCATGCGAGCTCTATGCCTCGTGTGGCCCATTCAGTTACTGTGACTTGACTCAAATGGTCCCAACTTGCCAATGTCTTGAGGGGTTTGAGACTGTCGATGATGCAAACTTTTCTAATGGATGTCGGAGAAAGCAAGCGTTGAAATGTGGTAATCAAAGTCATTTTGTGGCCTTGCCTGGGATGAAAGTTCGTGACAAGGTCTTGCATATACACAATAGAAGCTTGGATGAGTGCGAGGCTGAGTGCAGGCGCAACTGCTCATGTGTAGCTTACGCTTATGCTAACTTAAGCGGGGCCATAGGTATGGCTGACCCGTCAAGGTGCTTGGTATGGTCAGGGGAGCTTGTTGACATTTGGAAGGCAACCACAGGCGGTGAGAGCCTGTACTTACGGCTTGCTGATTCTCCTG TTTATAAGGGGATCAGTTCAGTAAAGATTATAATCCTGATTATAGCATGCGTGCTGCTACTAACATGCGTGTGCCTTGTCTGGATGTACAAATATAGAG GCACATTGCAAAAGAAGGAAAAGCAGAAGAAACTGTCACGAGGATACTTTAGCACATCCAACAATCTCGAAGGCAAACATACGGAATTTCCATTTGTTAGCTATGGAGACATCCTTTCAGCAACAAATTTTTTCGCTGATTCCAACTTGCTTGGACGGGGAGGTTTTGGCAATGTTTACAAG GGCACACTTGAAGGTGGAAATGAGGTTGCTGTAAAAAGGCTTAGTCAGAGCTCCGGACAAGGTATAGTGGAGTTCAAAAATGAAGTAATTCTAATTGCCAAGCTGCAGCACAAGAACCTAGTCGGACTTCTTGGGTCGTGCATTCATGAAGACGAGAAGTTACTGATCTACGAATACTTACCTAACAAAAGCTTGGATGTTTTTCTTTTCA ATGCTTCACGAAAACATGTGCTTGATTGGTCGACACGGTTGAAAATAATTAAAGGAATAGCAAGAGGTCTTCTTTATCTCCATCAAGATTCAAGATTAACAATAATTCACAGAGATCTCAAAGCAAGCAACATCTTGTTGGACACGGAAATGAATCCGAAAATTTCAGATTTTGGTATGGCAAGAATTTTCGCTACAAACCAAAACCAAGCAAACACTACCAGGGTCGTTGGGACATAG